In Mucilaginibacter inviolabilis, the DNA window ATCTCGGTAAAACAACATAATTTTATAAGCTATGAAAGACTTCGTATTAATTTTCAGACTTAACAATCCTGATTTTAAACCATCGCCCGAACAAATGCAGGAAAGAATGAATTGGCTGGCGGGTATTGCAGCCCAAAACAAGCTAGCTGATAAAGGCAATACCCTTTCTGTCGGCAACGCCAAAACGGTGAAGGGCAGCGATCTAGTAACCGACGGTCCTTATACCGAGATTAAGGAGTTTGTAAGCGGTTATATCATTGTAAAAACCGAAACCATTGATGAGGCCGTAGAATTTGCCAAAAGTAACCCTATATTTAAAATAGGTGGTAGTATAGAAGTAAGGGAAGTACTGGTGCACAGGCCCTGACCATTAACTTAAAAATGCAAAAAGAAACTGCATCGTCCACAGAACTCCTGCCCCATTTATTCAGGCTGGAGTATACTAAAATGACGGCCGTATTATGCCGTCATTTTGGATTAAAGCATATAGAAGCAGCCGAAGACATTGTTAGCGAAACATTTTTAAAAGCCAGTGAAGTATGGAGTATAAATGGAGCACCGGAAAACCCAACGGCATGGTTGTACACCGTAGCTAAAAATAAAACCAAGGATTATCTCAAACATCTCGCTGTTTTTGAAACACGGGTAAAAGATGCCATACAAACAGATGAATTGCAGGCACAGCATGACTTTGAATTTAATCATCAAACCATTTCCGATAGTCAACTGGCCATGATATTTGCAGTCTGTAATCCGGCCAACTCCACCGAAGCGCAGATATGTTTGGCCTTACAAATACTTTGCGGCTTTAGTGTAGCCGAGATTGCCGACGCGTTTTTGACAAAAACCGAAACCATTAAAAAAAGATTGTTCAGGGCCAGGGTAAATCTGCGCAATGATGATTTTCAGATCGGGCAGTTACAGGAACAAGCCATACAATCCCGGTTGTATACGGTTTTAAGTACTTTATACCTTTTATTTAATGAAGGCTATTCGTCCAGATCAAATAACCATCTGATCAGGAAGGATCTTTGTTCGGAAGCTATCCGCCTGACATTGATGCTCACCGA includes these proteins:
- a CDS encoding YciI family protein: MKDFVLIFRLNNPDFKPSPEQMQERMNWLAGIAAQNKLADKGNTLSVGNAKTVKGSDLVTDGPYTEIKEFVSGYIIVKTETIDEAVEFAKSNPIFKIGGSIEVREVLVHRP
- a CDS encoding RNA polymerase sigma factor, producing MQKETASSTELLPHLFRLEYTKMTAVLCRHFGLKHIEAAEDIVSETFLKASEVWSINGAPENPTAWLYTVAKNKTKDYLKHLAVFETRVKDAIQTDELQAQHDFEFNHQTISDSQLAMIFAVCNPANSTEAQICLALQILCGFSVAEIADAFLTKTETIKKRLFRARVNLRNDDFQIGQLQEQAIQSRLYTVLSTLYLLFNEGYSSRSNNHLIRKDLCSEAIRLTLMLTENPLTNSTHANALLALMCFQSSRFEARANQEGEVILFEEQDKTLWNQELIDKGNYYLINACSGNQISKYHLEAGIAYWHTTPASEHQWKHILQLYNQLILIEYSPITALNRTFAFAKVYGYEQGIAEAEKLNLTQLNHYHCLLGYLYAGTNAAKAIEHYRQAINLTKSPSEKKTLTKQMERLTFSAKQVK